One region of Catenuloplanes indicus genomic DNA includes:
- a CDS encoding glycosyltransferase 87 family protein, giving the protein MISVASYVAWLVVTVYKQYDRKVGDPVSIADLVEAWWRFDQTKYTRIAESGYATDAVDPAFFPLYPFLIRVADIILPTGPKTAGVVVAGIAMFAMYVLLYRFAEVEFGRAVAVRTSWAMAIWPVAFYLGIGFNVSLFIALMIGTLYAIRRGHWWLAGALGGLASATRSAGLLLGLAFAYEYLRVYGYRWRWNVLAAALMPSGLFAYMGYLWWRFDDPFRFSGVAMEPWGRELDWPWTGIVETIQLIATNPLVDWRTLHSIFDLASVLLVIVLLVLCFTGPWRMRQDQWVLPLLGTGLLLFAISFPAGPVTNEPLMSAPRYVMEVLAAFILLGRLPFTPVQVYTLISLPLQGVLMFHLLNNDWVV; this is encoded by the coding sequence GTGATCTCGGTCGCGTCCTACGTGGCTTGGCTGGTCGTCACCGTCTACAAGCAGTACGACCGCAAGGTCGGAGATCCGGTCAGCATCGCCGATCTGGTAGAGGCGTGGTGGCGCTTCGATCAGACGAAATATACCCGGATTGCGGAGAGCGGTTATGCCACCGACGCCGTGGACCCGGCATTCTTTCCGCTCTACCCGTTCCTTATCCGTGTGGCCGACATCATATTGCCGACCGGGCCGAAAACCGCGGGCGTTGTCGTCGCCGGAATCGCGATGTTCGCCATGTATGTGCTGCTCTACCGTTTCGCGGAGGTCGAATTCGGGCGAGCGGTCGCAGTGCGCACGTCCTGGGCGATGGCGATCTGGCCGGTCGCGTTCTACCTCGGCATCGGATTCAACGTGTCTCTGTTCATCGCGCTGATGATCGGCACGCTCTACGCGATCCGACGCGGCCACTGGTGGCTGGCCGGGGCACTCGGTGGCCTCGCTTCCGCCACTCGTTCCGCCGGTCTGCTGCTCGGTCTCGCGTTCGCCTACGAGTACCTGCGGGTGTACGGCTACCGCTGGCGCTGGAACGTGCTCGCCGCCGCATTGATGCCGTCCGGCCTCTTCGCCTACATGGGTTACCTGTGGTGGCGTTTCGACGACCCGTTTCGGTTCAGCGGTGTAGCCATGGAACCGTGGGGCCGCGAACTCGACTGGCCGTGGACCGGCATCGTCGAGACCATTCAGCTCATCGCCACGAATCCGCTGGTGGACTGGCGTACGCTGCACAGCATTTTTGACCTTGCGTCGGTACTGCTCGTCATCGTGCTGCTCGTGTTGTGCTTCACCGGACCCTGGCGTATGCGCCAGGACCAGTGGGTACTACCGCTGCTCGGCACCGGGCTGCTGCTCTTCGCGATCTCGTTCCCGGCCGGCCCGGTCACCAATGAGCCGCTCATGTCCGCGCCCCGCTACGTGATGGAGGTGCTGGCCGCGTTCATACTGCTGGGCCGCCTCCCGTTCACCCCGGTTCAGGTCTACACGCTGATCTCACTCCCGCTCCAGGGAGTCCTGATGTTTCATCTGCTCAACAACGACTGGGTGGTCTGA
- a CDS encoding permease-like cell division protein FtsX has product MRTLSIITAALAAVLLLSACATSDGADEVLRENPEMIVFLEPDITPGQRADVERALRALPGVSEVALITKEQAYQDLTRFMSGQPSAAPINRDNLSEKFTVRTTDLEAFRALRENGTATTLSQQPGVDEVRFQCVTRAECREELGG; this is encoded by the coding sequence GTGCGTACCCTATCGATCATCACCGCGGCGCTCGCCGCCGTCCTGCTGCTCTCCGCCTGCGCGACCTCGGACGGGGCCGACGAGGTGCTCCGCGAGAACCCGGAGATGATCGTCTTCCTGGAGCCGGACATCACGCCCGGCCAGCGCGCCGACGTCGAGCGGGCACTGCGCGCGCTGCCCGGCGTCAGCGAGGTCGCCCTGATCACGAAGGAGCAGGCGTACCAGGACCTCACCCGGTTCATGTCCGGCCAGCCGAGCGCGGCACCGATCAACAGGGACAACCTGTCGGAGAAGTTCACCGTCCGCACGACGGACCTGGAGGCGTTCCGGGCGCTGCGCGAGAACGGCACCGCGACCACGCTGTCCCAGCAGCCCGGCGTGGACGAGGTCCGCTTCCAGTGCGTGACCCGGGCCGAGTGCCGCGAGGAACTCGGCGGCTGA
- a CDS encoding SDR family NAD(P)-dependent oxidoreductase, with protein sequence MQRLEHRAQTVLITGASSGIGAEFARRLAARGSALILVARRADRLKALAAELRRAHGVPVTPLPFDLSVPAPGAALAAELDRRGIPVTAVINNAGYGSWGRFHDDDPERLRQMIAVDVTAVADISRAFINRLREHGRGYLLNMTSVAAYAPVPNQAAYSAAKAFVLSLTESLWAESRGTGLRVLAFAPGLTRTEFFDVIGSTDPAGRSEFQTPERVVTAALRVLDRRDPPPSAVSGRRNHALTLAGRLFTRRAGVTLAGANTLRHS encoded by the coding sequence ATGCAGAGATTGGAACACCGCGCCCAGACCGTCCTGATCACCGGCGCCAGCTCCGGGATCGGTGCGGAGTTCGCCCGGCGGCTGGCTGCCCGCGGCTCCGCCCTGATCCTGGTCGCCCGCCGGGCGGACCGTCTGAAGGCGCTCGCGGCCGAGCTGCGGCGCGCACACGGCGTACCGGTGACGCCGCTGCCCTTCGATCTGAGCGTGCCCGCGCCGGGGGCCGCGCTCGCGGCGGAACTGGACCGGCGCGGCATCCCGGTCACCGCGGTGATCAACAACGCCGGGTACGGCAGCTGGGGCCGGTTCCACGACGACGATCCGGAGCGGCTGCGGCAGATGATCGCGGTCGACGTGACCGCGGTGGCCGACATCAGCCGCGCGTTCATCAACCGGCTGCGCGAGCACGGCCGCGGTTACCTGCTGAACATGACGAGTGTGGCGGCCTACGCACCGGTGCCGAACCAGGCGGCCTACTCCGCGGCGAAAGCGTTCGTGCTCAGCCTGACCGAGTCACTGTGGGCGGAGTCGCGCGGCACCGGACTGCGCGTGCTCGCGTTCGCGCCCGGGCTCACCCGGACCGAGTTCTTCGACGTCATCGGCAGCACCGACCCGGCCGGCCGGTCGGAGTTCCAGACACCGGAGCGGGTGGTGACGGCCGCGCTGCGGGTGCTGGACCGGCGCGACCCGCCGCCGAGCGCGGTGTCCGGGCGGCGCAACCACGCGCTGACGCTGGCCGGGCGGCTGTTCACCCGCCGGGCCGGCGTCACGCTCGCCGGGGCGAACACGCTCCGCCACTCCTAA
- a CDS encoding enoyl-CoA hydratase/isomerase family protein yields the protein MTIRTARDGRVLTVLIDAPPHNYMNRSLIEALQAVVREVDRDPGIGAVVVGSAVPGRYITHWDIADLSATAESAPRLPPAGARLLLGAVRALTAAGAGRLLGRSKLAGVHGVVRWHDLVLRIMRSPAVWIAAIDGPCGGGGLEMSVFFDQRIASARSSFVVPELTIGLTTTLGAQRLTHLAGPARALRMLLDGEPYTASEALDLGVIDRVCAVDPMAEAQRLAARYARRPRVQVGRQKRLINRAYRASARATLTGEGVSQISGVPSAATRSALRRWLEMRRPDGESVFLTDMRPWADGTAIDLNPPPPER from the coding sequence GTGACCATCAGGACCGCGCGGGACGGCCGCGTTCTCACCGTGTTGATCGACGCGCCGCCGCACAACTACATGAACCGTTCGCTGATCGAGGCGTTGCAGGCCGTGGTGCGGGAGGTGGACCGGGATCCCGGGATCGGCGCGGTGGTGGTCGGGAGCGCGGTGCCGGGACGGTACATCACGCACTGGGACATCGCGGATCTGTCCGCGACCGCGGAGTCCGCGCCCCGGCTACCGCCGGCCGGCGCGCGGTTGCTGCTCGGCGCGGTCCGGGCGCTGACCGCGGCCGGCGCGGGCCGGTTGCTGGGCAGGTCGAAGCTGGCCGGTGTGCACGGTGTGGTGCGCTGGCACGACCTGGTGCTGCGGATCATGCGGTCGCCGGCGGTCTGGATCGCGGCGATCGACGGGCCGTGCGGCGGTGGCGGGCTGGAGATGTCGGTCTTCTTCGACCAGCGGATCGCGTCGGCCCGGTCGTCGTTCGTGGTGCCGGAGCTGACCATCGGGCTGACCACCACGCTCGGCGCACAGCGGCTGACGCACCTGGCCGGGCCGGCCCGCGCGCTGCGCATGCTGCTGGACGGCGAGCCGTACACCGCGTCGGAGGCCCTTGACCTGGGTGTGATCGACCGGGTGTGCGCGGTGGATCCGATGGCGGAGGCGCAGCGGCTCGCCGCACGCTACGCGCGCCGGCCTCGGGTCCAGGTCGGACGGCAGAAGCGGCTGATCAACCGGGCCTACCGGGCGAGCGCGCGGGCGACGCTGACCGGGGAGGGCGTGTCGCAGATCTCCGGCGTGCCGAGCGCGGCCACCCGGTCGGCGCTGCGCCGCTGGCTGGAGATGCGGCGGCCGGATGGGGAGAGCGTGTTCCTCACCGACATGCGCCCATGGGCGGACGGGACGGCGATCGATCTGAACCCACCGCCGCCGGAACGCTGA
- a CDS encoding AAA family ATPase has translation MADHPTLVLIRGNSGSGKTTTAREVRRRYGRGCALLEQDHLRRVVLREHDWTGIGPVAPTFIAATARAALDVGYHVVLEGILHTERYAGVLHDLTGRHPGPVHAYYFDLSFEETVRRHRTLTYEVGFTPEDMRGWYTPRDLLGLPGERLIPESADLEEAVTLILQTSGLGAAPPRTPCPARCPHCAAKIQL, from the coding sequence ATGGCCGACCACCCGACCTTGGTCCTGATTCGCGGCAATTCCGGCAGCGGCAAGACGACCACGGCCCGCGAGGTCCGCCGCCGGTACGGCCGCGGCTGCGCGCTGCTGGAACAGGACCACCTGCGCCGCGTCGTGCTGCGCGAACACGACTGGACCGGCATCGGCCCGGTCGCGCCCACGTTCATCGCCGCCACCGCCCGCGCCGCGCTGGACGTCGGCTACCACGTGGTCCTGGAGGGCATCCTGCACACCGAACGGTACGCGGGCGTGCTGCACGACCTGACCGGCCGGCACCCGGGGCCGGTGCACGCGTACTACTTCGACCTGTCCTTCGAGGAGACGGTCCGCCGCCACCGCACGCTCACCTACGAGGTCGGCTTCACGCCGGAGGACATGCGCGGCTGGTACACGCCCCGCGACCTGCTCGGCCTGCCCGGCGAACGGCTCATTCCGGAGTCCGCGGACCTCGAGGAGGCGGTGACGCTGATCCTGCAGACCAGCGGGCTCGGCGCCGCCCCGCCGCGGACGCCGTGCCCGGCCCGCTGCCCGCACTGCGCGGCCAAGATCCAGTTGTGA
- a CDS encoding GNAT family N-acetyltransferase, translated as MDDVRDLAVIRRAVASDLDAVNDMHARCSAETRRARYHGQRDRIRAVEWAALCEPGYGFSALVTVQGHTVGLVNVIGTAAAAPWEAGLLIEDAWQGRGLGTRAAAYLVWESRASGACGIEALVEADNARGKRVFTRLGAEWFREEPGVLTARIRFSVPAAVGSDRSPSRPPMGACR; from the coding sequence ATGGACGATGTACGCGACCTCGCGGTGATCCGGCGGGCCGTGGCGTCCGATCTCGACGCGGTGAACGACATGCACGCGCGCTGCTCGGCCGAGACGCGGCGGGCCCGTTACCACGGGCAGCGGGATCGGATCAGGGCGGTGGAGTGGGCGGCGCTGTGCGAGCCGGGGTACGGGTTCAGCGCGCTGGTCACCGTGCAGGGACACACGGTCGGGCTGGTCAACGTGATCGGCACCGCCGCGGCGGCGCCCTGGGAGGCCGGGCTGCTGATCGAGGACGCCTGGCAGGGCCGCGGGCTCGGCACCCGGGCCGCGGCCTACCTGGTCTGGGAGTCCCGCGCGTCCGGCGCCTGCGGGATCGAGGCGCTGGTCGAGGCGGACAACGCGCGCGGCAAACGGGTGTTCACCCGGCTCGGCGCGGAGTGGTTCCGCGAGGAGCCGGGCGTGCTCACCGCGCGCATCCGGTTCAGCGTTCCGGCGGCGGTGGGTTCAGATCGATCGCCGTCCCGTCCGCCCATGGGCGCATGTCGGTGA
- a CDS encoding glycoside hydrolase family 76 protein yields MGRRIAGAVVLAVVAAGGLIAQTPAGSAEVVAAVAVCNVHCDGRDAAQAAGDRTPVGVAIHGRTVRLHVSDPDAMIWGTVENGSPGDEVWLDRSFDGGRGWAAGSRLGFSTVAAGQRAARSPMFNVDDWAGRGVGVLRACARAGGRPEVACTPWARSTWNAGDRKRAAATALMMRYDQGTGLFDGNAWWTSANAMSALIENIRVSGMGSYTYAIANTYDRQIDAVQGQFRNEYIDDTGWWGLAWLAAYDLTGDARYLNTARADADHMHSFWDGVCGGGVWWRNDRQYKNAIANSLYIQLNAEIARRTGNATYRQRAEAGWAWFRGTGMINGDNLVIDGISLQTCRGISGPLTYNQGVLINALTGLHGLTGNAEQLATARRLADAVTVAGRLTQNGILREPGEQDTCTGDQPSWKGAFARGLGVLNRATGGAYTPWLRRNADTIHASNRNTFDAYGSHWSGPFIDTSHGCQHSALDLLNTV; encoded by the coding sequence ATGGGGCGCAGGATCGCAGGGGCCGTCGTGCTCGCCGTGGTGGCCGCGGGCGGGCTGATCGCGCAGACCCCGGCCGGATCGGCCGAGGTGGTCGCGGCCGTGGCGGTCTGCAACGTCCACTGCGACGGGCGGGACGCCGCGCAGGCCGCCGGCGACCGCACGCCGGTCGGCGTGGCGATCCACGGCCGGACGGTGCGCCTGCACGTCAGCGACCCGGACGCGATGATCTGGGGCACGGTCGAGAACGGCTCACCAGGCGACGAGGTGTGGCTGGACCGGTCGTTCGACGGCGGCCGCGGCTGGGCCGCCGGCAGCCGGCTCGGCTTCAGCACGGTGGCGGCCGGGCAGCGCGCCGCGCGCAGCCCGATGTTCAACGTGGACGACTGGGCCGGCCGCGGCGTCGGCGTGCTCCGCGCCTGCGCGAGGGCCGGTGGCCGGCCGGAGGTGGCGTGCACGCCGTGGGCGCGCAGCACCTGGAACGCCGGCGACCGCAAGCGCGCGGCCGCGACCGCGCTGATGATGCGCTACGACCAGGGCACCGGCCTGTTCGACGGCAACGCGTGGTGGACCAGCGCGAACGCGATGTCCGCGCTGATCGAGAACATCCGCGTCTCCGGCATGGGCAGCTACACGTACGCGATCGCCAACACCTACGACCGGCAGATCGACGCGGTCCAGGGGCAGTTCCGCAACGAGTACATCGACGACACCGGCTGGTGGGGTCTGGCCTGGCTGGCCGCCTACGACCTGACCGGCGACGCCCGCTACCTGAACACCGCGCGGGCCGACGCGGACCACATGCACAGCTTCTGGGACGGCGTGTGCGGCGGCGGCGTGTGGTGGCGCAACGACCGGCAGTACAAGAACGCGATCGCGAACAGCCTCTACATCCAGCTCAATGCGGAGATCGCGCGGCGCACCGGCAACGCGACCTACCGGCAGCGCGCGGAGGCCGGCTGGGCGTGGTTCCGTGGCACCGGCATGATCAACGGCGACAACCTGGTGATCGACGGCATCAGCCTGCAGACGTGCAGGGGGATCAGCGGCCCGCTCACGTACAACCAGGGTGTGCTGATCAACGCGCTGACCGGCCTGCACGGGCTGACCGGTAACGCGGAGCAGCTCGCCACCGCGCGCCGCCTCGCGGACGCGGTCACGGTCGCCGGCCGGCTCACCCAGAACGGCATCCTGCGTGAGCCGGGCGAACAGGACACCTGCACCGGCGACCAGCCGTCCTGGAAGGGCGCGTTCGCCCGCGGCCTCGGCGTGCTGAACCGCGCGACCGGCGGCGCCTACACACCCTGGCTGCGCCGCAACGCGGACACGATCCACGCGAGCAACCGCAACACCTTCGACGCGTACGGTTCGCACTGGTCGGGCCCGTTCATCGACACCAGCCACGGCTGCCAGCACAGCGCCCTGGACCTGCTCAACACGGTCTGA
- a CDS encoding glycosyltransferase family 2 protein yields MRSAPTLSVVVPIYNEEAVLPSFAERLRPVLDGLGESYEVVAVDDGSRDATPLMLTAMRRSWPQLRVIRLSRNCGHQGALTAGLHRAYGEYVASIDADLQDPPEALASMLRLAQAESLDIVYGVRTDRTTDTVFKRWTAGAYYRLMRRVVGRNVPSQAGDFRLLSRATVDVLRQLPENRPVYRLLVPWTGLPSGEITYVREKRAAGESKYPLSKMIRLALDSITGFTASPLRLATWLGLAGMLVCVLLAVFTIITYLNDSAVHGWASSILITVFLGAVQLLCLGLLGEYVARIYVSAQGRPNYFVGYDSAAETGIDDRPATPVIVPHQADPDRMAPTL; encoded by the coding sequence GTGCGTTCAGCCCCGACGCTGTCTGTCGTCGTTCCGATTTACAACGAGGAGGCGGTCCTGCCCTCCTTCGCTGAGCGGCTCCGCCCGGTGCTCGACGGGCTCGGTGAGTCCTACGAGGTGGTGGCGGTCGACGACGGCAGCCGTGACGCAACGCCGCTGATGCTGACCGCGATGCGGCGATCCTGGCCGCAGCTGCGCGTGATCCGCCTCAGCCGTAACTGCGGCCACCAGGGTGCGCTCACCGCAGGGCTGCACCGTGCCTACGGCGAATACGTGGCGAGCATCGACGCCGACCTGCAGGACCCGCCAGAGGCGCTGGCCAGCATGCTCCGCCTCGCACAGGCCGAGAGTCTCGACATCGTGTACGGCGTGCGCACCGACCGGACCACCGATACGGTCTTCAAGCGGTGGACGGCCGGTGCCTACTACCGCCTGATGCGTCGCGTGGTGGGCCGCAACGTACCGTCCCAGGCCGGCGACTTCCGTCTGCTGAGCCGCGCAACCGTCGACGTGCTGCGCCAGCTTCCGGAGAATCGGCCGGTCTACCGCCTGCTGGTGCCGTGGACCGGCCTGCCGAGCGGCGAAATCACGTATGTCCGGGAAAAGCGCGCGGCGGGCGAGTCGAAGTACCCGCTGTCCAAGATGATCCGGCTCGCGCTGGACAGCATCACCGGTTTCACCGCGTCGCCGCTACGGCTGGCCACCTGGCTCGGCCTGGCCGGCATGCTGGTCTGTGTGTTGCTGGCGGTGTTCACGATCATCACCTACCTGAACGACAGCGCGGTGCACGGCTGGGCGTCCTCGATCCTGATCACGGTCTTCCTCGGCGCGGTGCAGCTACTCTGCCTCGGCCTGCTGGGCGAGTACGTGGCCCGCATCTACGTCTCCGCGCAGGGCCGGCCGAACTATTTCGTCGGGTACGACTCAGCCGCGGAAACCGGCATCGACGACCGCCCCGCCACCCCGGTGATCGTGCCGCACCAGGCCGACCCGGACCGGATGGCGCCGACCCTCTGA
- a CDS encoding CPBP family intramembrane glutamic endopeptidase has translation MNPRIVLTAAGGALLVLAPVLLLVTGHTEIVTSSDEGAGGRPLWTAVVPVLVGTALIRLVPPSLPSLPPASAEPRPAVARQVRWLVGIAVAFPVVIAVAGAQSLAYPLVKVLLFLGGALLVTRLIPAELPAAVPVRWFWAVPAVAGWGLAAFWVPADLAPYEEMDRVYLVVAMALTFLTASVLEEWFYRVTLQTRLEAIAGRWPAIVATSLLFAAMHIPSHLGGGHVWVSLAGLLAFQGFFGLFTGYLWSRYRRFGALVVVHGAVNALPLLPVFA, from the coding sequence ATGAATCCGCGTATCGTGCTGACCGCGGCGGGTGGCGCGCTGCTCGTACTCGCGCCGGTGCTGTTGCTCGTGACCGGGCACACCGAGATCGTGACCTCGTCGGACGAGGGTGCGGGTGGCCGCCCGCTGTGGACGGCCGTCGTGCCGGTGCTGGTGGGGACGGCACTGATCCGGCTGGTGCCGCCGTCGCTACCGTCGCTGCCGCCGGCGAGCGCGGAGCCGCGCCCGGCTGTCGCGCGGCAGGTCCGGTGGCTGGTGGGGATCGCGGTGGCGTTCCCGGTGGTGATCGCGGTCGCCGGGGCGCAGTCGCTGGCGTACCCGCTCGTCAAGGTGTTGTTGTTTCTCGGCGGGGCGCTGCTCGTCACCCGGCTGATCCCGGCCGAGTTGCCCGCCGCCGTACCGGTGCGGTGGTTCTGGGCGGTTCCGGCGGTCGCCGGGTGGGGGCTGGCCGCATTCTGGGTACCGGCCGACCTCGCGCCCTACGAGGAGATGGACCGGGTCTACCTCGTGGTGGCGATGGCGCTGACGTTCCTGACCGCGAGCGTGCTGGAGGAGTGGTTCTACCGCGTCACGCTGCAGACCCGGCTGGAGGCGATCGCCGGGCGGTGGCCCGCGATCGTGGCGACCTCGCTGCTGTTCGCGGCGATGCACATCCCGAGCCACCTCGGCGGCGGCCACGTCTGGGTGTCGCTGGCCGGGCTGCTCGCGTTCCAGGGGTTCTTCGGGTTGTTCACCGGCTACCTGTGGTCGCGCTACCGGCGGTTCGGTGCGCTGGTGGTGGTGCACGGCGCGGTCAACGCGCTGCCGTTGCTGCCGGTCTTCGCCTGA